From Impatiens glandulifera chromosome 7, dImpGla2.1, whole genome shotgun sequence:
TCGGATTTTGAGAATCCCTTTAACCTTTGAAATCTCTTGTTTTCTGATTTTTCAGTTGGTGGCAGCATTCAGAGAATCTTGCGTTCTATGAGCAGCAGGATGCTCATGAGTTCTTTATTTCAGTGCTGGATAGAATTCATGAAATAGAAGGGAAATCAATCTACCCAGTTAATAAAGGTAATCATTTGGATTGAGCCTATTTATGAAAAGTTCAAATTGAAAATGATGTTTTTTCTTCTGagataagatattttttaatggATCATGCTAAGGTCTTCATTGTTGTGTTGGGTGATTTGAAAAATAGCATCATCTAATGTAGAGAGTAGGTTAAGTTAACAAAAGTAAGTGTAATTCGATAATttagttgattatttgaatgattgGTCGAAGAAGGGAATTGATCgggttattttgattaaattcaaGTAACCCTTCATCAAATAAGTTCTATTTATTGAATCATGATTGATATTATAGTGTAAATTTTTGTATCATTGttatttttgacaaatataacTAACCCACAAGATTGTTTAAGGGGAAAGAGTATTGGTTGAATTTCCTCAAAAAAATCCCTGATTttacaaaagaaagaaaaagaaaaggaaaaaacaaTCTAATGATTTTTATCCAACAggattttaaccgtttttctCTCTTGCAGACGGAGATTGTCAGTGTATCGCTCATAAATCGTTTTCGGGTTTATTGAGATCGGATGTGACTTGTATGACTTGCGGGTTTTCGTCCACTACATACGATCCCTGCCTCGACATTTCTCTCGATTTGGATACAAACATACCACCCAACAAAAAAGCTAAACCAGCTAGTAACTCTAGCGTTTCCACTCTCGGACGCTGCCTGGATCTCTTCACTCGACCAGAAAGATTAGGGTCGGATCAGAAATTCTTCTGCCGGAACTGCCAACAGAAACAAGATTCCACCAAACAAATGTCCATCAAAAGGCTGCCTTTGGTTCTCTGTCTGCACATAAAGAGATTCCATCACTCGCCTGTGAAGAGATTATCGAGGAAAATCGACCAACCTTTACGTTTTCCCTTCTCGTTAGACATGGCGCCCTATCTTTCGTCTTCGGTGATCGGAAAAAGATTCGGAAACAGGATTTTTCCATTCGAAGGCGACGAATCGGATGTGAATTCGGATTTTGAGATATTTGCGGTGGTTACTCACTCGGGAATGATGGATTCGGGGCACTATTTGACCTACTTGAGGTTGAATAATCAATGGTATAAGTGCGACGATGCTTGGATAACCGAAGTTGACGATCAAGTGGTGAGAAATTGTCAATGTTATATGATTTATTATGTGCAGAAAACGCTTTATCATAGAGATAGAGCAGGCGAAGATCCTGGTTGTTTACCAATGTCTCCACGTGGAGATGCGTTTGTTCCAATTGCCGGTTGTTGCTAATCAACAAATGTTTTGGTCTCATTTGCATTAAACGACTCGTTTTCTTATCAATGATGATAGAATTCTCAAACGTATCGACTTGGAAATGAAAAGTCTCCAAACGATGTTGATACTCACGAGGAGACCGAACTACTCGGTTGGAGCTATTGAAACTATCAAAATGTCGGTTTTTGGCATGAAAGATGAAGTGTTTGATTTCAGTCAAAATGAATGTCTTGCAAATTTGAGGCTAGATTGGAGTCGTTTTGATGAACAGATTCTGcattttgtttttcttgacCTTTTCGATTTTTGGTTTAAAAACCATTGGCAACTATTCTGCGTTTTTTCgccaattttttaatttgggaTATTTGGATgttttctaaattcaaattatttcatatttcaatATAGACAGAATTTGAAGGCTGAATGTCTTATCATTGGATATTATCATCTTTGTTATTTTAAAGCAATTTAGATGATGGcaaattgtaaaattaataaaactatatataagcATAAGTTCAAATAAGTTAAAGCACTCTTCTTGAAATTATAACACTCCTAGAACtgaatttgaaaaaagaaaaacatattgtATGAATATTTGTATAAGGAagttatgtaaaaaataattatttcatatgagatacttgaaaaacaaaaacattaaccCAGCTCCAATCGtttccaaacaaaatcaaagatcCAAGATCATGTTACaacaaagaaaaggaaaaaccaGTGTCCTAACAATTTTTcgtaaattttttaaatgagatcATGATTATAAGGTTGTAACAAAACAACATTACAAACCAAGGTTAATTGTAAGAGAGAATGAACAGTAATAAAAAAGAACATGATATGTTGTTTGACAAGCAAACTAGCACACTTTTGACATATTCTTTTCACATCTCAATCAATAACAATAagcaaaacaaaacaaagcAAAGACCCAACAGACCAAATACAATTTGTACCCTTCCTCATAAATGCTTCCCTTTCGGACTActgaaataataatatcaatgaGCTAATTTCTTAAGGTGTTGAAACATTTTATGCTTCATCCATTGTCGATCGTTTGGCAGGTATGCCTGAATTGAGTGGTCAAAACTGCAAAAAATCAAGAGTagatcaataaataaaaaaagggggatttgaattgaatttgtCGCATCGAATTATCAAAATCTAAGCACTTAATTTTGAAGTTAAGAGAAACATACACCAAAGCACTCATGTCAGAAAGGCCATCCATGAAATTGTAGAGATCTGCAATATCATAAGTGAGGTTTCTGATGGTTGGATTTATCTCCTTGAGCTTTCTTTCATATAATCCACAAATGCCTGttcatgtataataataataatagaaccCGTCAATAAAGCAAGAACAAATGGACCCTAATTGTGGAAAaggtttatataaataataattgatgagATACATTCAAGGACACTAGTTATTTTTGTCCGTGTATATCAACCACGACATGACATGACTATTtaatatcaattcagatttagTGGGTCAAAAACCAAAGTCAATATTACTTAAAGAAAACCAGATTGTCTTGTATCAAACCACAATAATGCTGACAGTTAGATTTGGTTGATAGTATATCTCTTAAAATGAAACAGAGGCATGTATTTAGGGATTACAAGAACAAAAGGATAATATGGAAATTAAGAATAGTTCAGAGATGAGATTTAAATACCATTTGTTGCTAAACATtgtaaatcaataattaatgaGGAAACCTCCAACAAGCTTTAAGGCATGAAAACACCAAACCTACATATCAATTTTCTAAAAACAAGCGAACAAACATACACCTCCTTCTCGTAGAAAATGTCTTCAACTCTATAAAACAAAATGTCTTTTGGAAGAACAATACAGGCCTACCATGTAGGACCTAAAGGAAGTATTATCACAAAAAATGCAGAAGCATAGATAGTATCATAATGACTAACTTCTTTTCTTTAGACCAAGGTTTTTTTCTTGAACTAGCATAACATACCATCCCGTGACCTACTTCAATCAAGGTTTTGTCAGTGGGAATTGAACCTAAAGATCTCAGACCCCTAGTTCAAGATACtgacataaattattattatctcttAGTCAGATAAATATCCATTTTAACTCGTATATATTCAGCAATGAAAATGAAAGTTACacttataaaatgataatagatAACTTTAACATTACCAAACTTTTCAGTTTTAGCCAACAAGTCTATTGCATTGTTAATCTTAACAAGTCATATCCAGATGAATTTAATCATACCATCCATTGCCTGGCTTATAGAATCATAATCCATAAATGTTCTACTTGCCCTACTTGGAGTCGTCTGCATCAGAACAATAGTGTGCCTATTGGCCTACAAAGAGGAAATACAGTCATCAGTATACTAGGTGGAAGTCATGGCTGTGGCCTGTGGGGGATCATGTTCAATTCCTaccttaaaaaaaagtatactaGGATAAATTATCATACTTGTAATCAAGGATTGATATAAAATGATAAGAACCAACATTAACAAGATGAAGAAATGTTGAATTCTTCTACAGAAACAGGCAATGAAAGAGGGAAGAAACACAGATCTAACTTTTCAAGAAGCAAGAATCCTCACCTCATTCAACCCATATCCTTTTCTAATAGAAAGTCATTGATTTACAAACATTTTggaaaaaagatgaaatatcaaatctaCTTAATTGCTCATGTGATACATATTTGAGTGCAGGCAATccattacatatttatttacacTAAATTTTTTCTTTGGAGGATGCTAACACAACATCCCACAGCCATATCCCCCACTTCAAACAAGGTGCTTTCAGGGAAATGAACTTGAAACCTCAACTTCTTAAGTTCAAAACTCTTATTTCTTGAGCTACCCTGGATAAGGAACATTTAAAAGTACCTGCACTCCACTTCTTTGGGTTCCAAAATTGGTTTAAGGTGTTCATTAACTAGATCCAGAAAATTTCTGGTTTAATTCAAATACATGATTCGACACATAATCCACTGACAAAAAGAGTGAACTTAAAAAGCAGAAACCCAAGCTATGATATCTTCATCAGACTTTAGAATGGCCTGAGAACTCGTCTCTCCATCATACATTACTCAAATAAGTCATATCTGGAAGACAGCAATAATTAACTTAGGTAGCACAACAGCTGAATAGATATGGTACATGCCATCATTGTCAACACTAACCATGGACCACAATATAACAAACCCCTAGTTCCTGCATCCCCATGGACCACAATCTTATTCACTTTACTCATGTACATAAAACCGAGCAGAATAGGTCTATCACAAAATTACCATCTTTCAATCTACTTGAAGCAAAATAGTTTAACTTAGACATCCATTTGGTAAAGTCATGAACCTGAATTGCCAAATATAGATATTGACATCATGAATACACACTAAAAGtggttcctttctttcaaacaCCTAGAGTTGGACCGCAGCAACAATTCCAGATATCGGGGTTCTAAAAAGCTAATAGATTCTTCTTCCATTTCTAGTTCCATGTTTATTCACGCCCGTACACTTGTAGATATGACAAAAAATGTATCTAAGTAACTAAATTGAGCTGGTGTTGATAATGGACGGCTGATATTGAACCTTGAAATGAAAACCTAGTTCATTCATCAATACTATAAGTTTTATGGAAACCGTCACTGCATGcccgaagaagaagaataaagaaaaagaggAATAACAGTCCGAAATCTGGTTATTAAGCTAAAAAACATGTTTAGAAACAAGACTAGTGTGTTTGTTCGAATCAAAAGCAAAAAAGTAGAAGAAAGTGGAGTGATCCGGTCTGAAAGTAGGGTTTATTATTGAAGGCGTAAACCTAGTTGAATATCAGAAGAGAAGAAGGGGATAAGAGATAGCAAAACCACGGAATGGATCAACGGTGGCGATACGAGCATAAAGTTGAAGATATAAGATAAAGAATTTCGCTATTTAAAGTAAGAACTAATAGAGAAGACGAACGTACGTACCATGTTTATAGATGAGATGATcggaggagaggagaggagaggagtcTCAGCGTTGCCtgtaaaagaaaagaaagaagaataaaaagatGGAGATGGAGAGAGACGCAGTTTGAGGACGttactaaaaaaaatcactttttatttgaaaataattaattaacatgcccatttaaaacacttttatttctttttatttatctcaTTATTTTCATCTCTATacgaatttaatattttattaaaaacggGTTGGTAACAAATAGCGTGTTCAAATTTAGAACTAATTCTCatctttcaaacaatttttttttaaatattcgtTAACATTTCCAAACTACCTATTTTTCTctcaaaaacattaattaacattttaattacaaattttcTCTACTAAAttcattactttattttaacaattttaagtgaATTAATTGTTAAagtattcatatttaatttttaagattaGAGTTTTGAATCATAAAAGATgcaaattaagattttaaagaatatattcttgattataaatatattttattttatattttttttcctaattattttctctctcattaattatatatattttcactaatcatgtaaaaaaattcattaatttatatatatatataaataaatagttacctcttataatatattatattatttttcatcattaattttatataaatacatttgatcttttattatacatt
This genomic window contains:
- the LOC124945975 gene encoding ubiquitin C-terminal hydrolase 22-like, with the protein product MCPRNPLYSIVTPCKHLSDYKLNHGIHGYNMIKTFLKILPEGRTVIDSTKLKVPRCSFCSGNEGRLFMCLICSSVSCYLSSSESLESNHALFHAQSMSAHDVAVDLDRGELYCFVCCDQVYDPDFDKALISNHVVTTLLSSKSENNNNNGSSVLGLKKRKRFGDMDPNDMKRFVSLMDRRSKSCFPTGLRGLNNLGNTCFMNSVLQAFLHAPPLRNYFLSDRHNRGNCRKMMSPGKNHLCLPCDIYSIFSAAFSGDRTPYSPAQFLYSWWQHSENLAFYEQQDAHEFFISVLDRIHEIEGKSIYPVNKDGDCQCIAHKSFSGLLRSDVTCMTCGFSSTTYDPCLDISLDLDTNIPPNKKAKPASNSSVSTLGRCLDLFTRPERLGSDQKFFCRNCQQKQDSTKQMSIKRLPLVLCLHIKRFHHSPVKRLSRKIDQPLRFPFSLDMAPYLSSSVIGKRFGNRIFPFEGDESDVNSDFEIFAVVTHSGMMDSGHYLTYLRLNNQWYKCDDAWITEVDDQVVRNCQCYMIYYVQKTLYHRDRAGEDPGCLPMSPRGDAFVPIAGCC
- the LOC124944735 gene encoding enhancer of rudimentary homolog, whose amino-acid sequence is MANRHTIVLMQTTPSRASRTFMDYDSISQAMDGICGLYERKLKEINPTIRNLTYDIADLYNFMDGLSDMSALVFDHSIQAYLPNDRQWMKHKMFQHLKKLAH